A region of the Mycobacterium sp. NBC_00419 genome:
GATCTACCCACTGGCCGGCGCCGGTGGGAGCGCCGCAACGGTGGTTCCGCAGTTCGCCGACTTTCTGACCACCCTGGTCGACGCTCACGGTGCCGAACACGTAAGCCTGATGGGGGCGTCGGCCGGCGGGGGACTGGCGCTTGCCGCGACGCAGGAGTTGGTGAGCCGCGGTGCGGCGACACCCGGCCGGATGGTGTTGATTTCGCCGTGGCTGGACGCGACGGTCAGTGATCCGGCCAGCCAGACCATTTGGGATCCCCTGCTCGACGTGGCACTGCTGCAGAGCTTCGGGCGGCAGTGGGCCGCCGGCCTGGATCCCGCCGATCCGCGGGTCAGCCCGCTCTACGGCTCGCTGGCAGGGTTGCCGCCGACGACGGTCTACAGCGGGTCCCACGACCTGCTCGCTCCCGACACGCTGCGGCTGCGCCGACAGGCCATCGCCCAGGGGCTCGACATGACCTTCGTCCTGCGCGACCGTCAGTTCCACGGCTGGCCACTGTTCGTCCCGCTGCCGGACGCGGTGCTGTCGTTGCGGACCATCGAGACACAACTGGGTCTTACCGCAACGGCCCCGACACGCAAGGGCACTCGTCCGCGGCATGGCTGAACTTCCTGTCCAACCAGCATCCGGATTGCTACGGTGCGCTGGACGAAAGCGAGTGCTCATGACACGCACGACGTATGCAGTGATTGTTCTGGCAGCGGTGGCCGGGTTGACGGGAACAGCGTGCAGCAACAGTGGCTCCACGACAACCTCGACGACAACGGAGTCTGCGACCGCTTCCGCGAGCGCAGTCGACAAAGGCCAGTTACCCTCGCTGATACCGACGCTGGCCAATACCCAGGTCACCAAAGGGCCCGACGACATTGCCGACAACGGAATTCACCTTCACTTCCAGGTCCCCGGCTCGCCGGCTGACGTCATGAACGCCTTCAAGACCGCGCTGGCAGGCCAGAAGTGGGACCTCACCACGATCGTCAGCTCGGGCGGCAGTGATGGCGGCGGTGCCACCTATACCGGAAACAACGGCGCGGCCTACGGCGTGTTCGACGGCGGCGGATACAAGGACACCACCTACATCGACGTGTGTGCCTGGCCGTCCAAGCCGGCCGACCCCAACTGCACCCGCGGCGGCCGGTAAGCCATATTGACCGACGGAAAGCCCTGTCTTCGATGATGTTTCGAGGAGCAGGACGGCGGCATCGCGCCGCGCTCGTGATCGTGGCAGTGGTGGTGATTGCCGTTGTCGTCGCGTTGGTACTCGAACGGCGTCAACAGCCGGCCCGCGACGCCTCGGCGAACAGCACCTCGAGCCTGCTCGTCATGACGTGGGGCCCGAGCCTGTGCACCGTGGAGCGGGCCAATTCGGGCTGCCGCAGCGGGCACGTCGGCAACCTCGGCCCCACACTGATCCTGCATGGCCTGTGGCCGCAACCGTCGAGCGAAAAATACTGTCCGCTGCCCTCGGGGCAACGCGATGCGAGCCTGCCGGCACTGAACCTGCCGCCGAATCTGCAAGCCGACCTGCGGTCGAAGATGTCCGACATCACGATCCTGGCGCCGCACGAATGGAAGGCGCACGGCACCTGCTCGGGGGTCACCGCGCAGGAGTACTTCAGTGTCGCGGCATCCCTTGCCGGGCAGGCGATTCAGGTACTCAACCCGGCGTTCTTGAGCGCGCCGGGCGGCCGGGTGTCGCTGGAGGCGCTGCGCCGGGTCATCGGCGCTGCGTTCGGCCCGGAGGCAGCGAAACGGGTCAGCCTGCGCTGCCGCGGCGACGACGGGCAGGCCGTCGCCTACGAGGTGCAGCTCTCCCTGCCGCCGGTGTCGGATCTGGTGCGCGACACCGTGGCCCTGCGCGACGTGATCACCAGGGGCCCAACGCTGTCCGGCGGCTGCAGACGGGGCGACGTACCGCGCTGAGGCCCGGGCGGGCGGCGATGTTGGGATCGGTAGCCGACGGCAGGCGGCCAAATTGTCGGGACGGCGTCGCAGTGGCGCCGCACCTGCGAAAGGACCACCGATGAAGTTCCTGCCCCCCAACGTCGAGCAGCAGATCGCACGCGTCGATCGTCAGAAGAGCCTCGTCATCGCTATCAGCTCCGCACTGGTCGCGCTGTGGTGCGCCTACCGCGTCGTGTGGGCTCTGTACCTGGCGGTGACCTACGACTTCCTGTTTGGCTCGCTGATCTTCTCGGTGATCCTGTGGGGAGTGATCGGCGTCGTCGCAGCGGTGTCCGCGATCGCGTTCTTCGGCCAGTACTCCAAGGGCCCGGCCCCCGCACCCGACGACACCAACCCGGTGTGAGCCCAGGTCAGGGCAGCACGGTGTGCATCAGCATCACGTTGTAGGCCGACCACAGCGAGAGGTTGTA
Encoded here:
- a CDS encoding ribonuclease T2 family protein; the encoded protein is MVIAVVVALVLERRQQPARDASANSTSSLLVMTWGPSLCTVERANSGCRSGHVGNLGPTLILHGLWPQPSSEKYCPLPSGQRDASLPALNLPPNLQADLRSKMSDITILAPHEWKAHGTCSGVTAQEYFSVAASLAGQAIQVLNPAFLSAPGGRVSLEALRRVIGAAFGPEAAKRVSLRCRGDDGQAVAYEVQLSLPPVSDLVRDTVALRDVITRGPTLSGGCRRGDVPR